The Alosa alosa isolate M-15738 ecotype Scorff River chromosome 9, AALO_Geno_1.1, whole genome shotgun sequence genome includes a region encoding these proteins:
- the LOC125300127 gene encoding unconventional myosin-VIIb isoform X2 yields the protein MVILQKGDYVWIDSGIGVPIGAQVKLSERGDLQLLDDEGMEHKLTKKLESSLKTMHPTSINGVDDMIRLGDLNEAGLLRNLLVRHKEGTIYTYTGSILVAVNPYQLLPLYTVEQVQMYTDRRLGELPPHVFAVADSCFFNMRRNRKDQCCVISGESGAGKTESTKLMLQFLAAVSGQRSWIEQQVLEANPILEAFGNAKTVRNDNSSRFGKYIDISFTEGGAIESARIEQYLLEKSRVCHQASDERNYHIFYCMLLGMSADQKKILSLESAAEYNYLTMGKCTSCEGRDDIKEYAHFRSAMKILTFSENDTWEINKLLAAILHLGNVNFEATILNNLESCDIRSSAHFTMVAKLLEVDTKALDVALTQRSFMTNRESVSKPLNSEQALAGRDAFVKAIYGKMFVWIVEKINSAISKPFSEDSKPTSIGLLDIFGFENFTLNSFEQLCINFANEQLQQFFVKHVFKLEQEEYAHENIVWTLIEYNDNQRTLDVLANKSLNVLSLIDEESNFPKGTDTTLLNKLNHTHGKTNIYISPKNNHDTKFGIQHFAGVVFYDSKGFLEKNRDALSSDLIQLVEKSSNKLLKQIFSKDLSPLNNVKNTGNHKLIFTPSNSLRQTTDNKKRVPTLSGQFRQSLDALMKTLMACQPYFIRCIKPNDFKKPMLFDRELCMRQLRYSGMLETIRIRKAGYPIRHTFQEFLDRYRVLLNSAECDPKTESAQDCSKWICGNVLTGKDDWKVGKTKIFLKDFHDTDLELARDYALHYKAQIIQRVLRGYKYRRSFLRKKAAVLVLQKHWRGHKGRKQFRVVRLGFSRLQATVRSRQMRFQYERKRTAALVIQKHARGLVVRREFERKRKAIIILQANTRGMLARKAVKKRKRDAFMSAQDRRNEELASRERQRRLEDILRHKREQEAAAQQPFNDHDQAMDQAMDDIFGFLPPVVGGQEGKAPVPFKDLEGQRIALEEIDLDETPLAEDLPEEDYDDDLDEYSFSKFAAMYFQGAASATHIRRRLPQPLLYHDDEGDVLAAKTVWWLILRFMGDLPEPKDHQQVRRNGPLDAERSLQTDLAERQNRRLSHMIGMNQRMGNAKLRKISTAPDERNRKSSMFTNLLTRRKDSSMPEEVVLNRKGSSIPEDPKGRKPSMFADKLSKNRKVSAIPEEGGANRKASAAPNAMNRRKPSMISEEAEDEMDGTVSKPPTLQTLSEEDVVGREGGFILDRPLSSLEKLHLIVGYGIVRRDLRDEIYCQICKQLQENAIRSSFYRGWILLSLCLGIFPPNDRFIKYLQNFIRSGPKEYAPYCAERLRRTMANGVRGEPPSWLELQATKAKKPMAISITLMDGRLLSLPIDSATTSKEICITLSKKLKLYDIFGFSLYMALYDKVWSLGNARDHVMDAISQCEQEVKRKGGQEQHAPWRLYFRKEIFTPWHDCSEDAISTDLIYRQVIRGLKCGEYQCDKEDDLIQLAAKHFYVQHGADTSTEKAKSVVEECISSTLQEAKTEEKWVQMVSAAHMEGPYINSKKRAPVVKAEVVDYAKQKWPLLFSKYFEVVRFSGPALPKNKFILAINWTGITFLDEREKKVLQLTFPEVTGVNTMREGKGFGQSVCLLTLKGDFMLNSISAADIADVVTMFLGGLRERSQYAVTLQESGKQEDPTFLTFKKGELILLIKDDEFSPERGWFKGKNDRTGQIGALPSDAILVLPTLTKPTNEIISLMTLSPDQRKNVVNATLRGTSTERLALFTLKEYSFQYFRPPTRDVNKQVMSKGAAPERLWANSREPIRQPLLKKLIGQPQPGHLACQAFTAILKYMGDYPTRQQVSPLELTDIIFGGATKHEELRDEIYCQIMKQMTSNNNRHSVEHGWHLLWLCCGLFPPSNILFKHAQRFLETRRRDPMATECLKRLQASLRAEPRKFPPHKVELDAVQQNSFQILHKVNFPNDTAEIFEVGPHTRIKDLTRTIATKLELLSAEGFTMFMKTPDKVLSLNETDYFFDSLRQITDYSKTAKRVREGAAPVNVQYQVFFMRKLWFNVVPGRDLEADLIFHFPQELPKYLRGYHQCSKEELVRLAGLLLRVKIDNDQSQLLMIPKMLKELVPNDMLKAMSADEWKKQIAASYNKQAALTVEDAAVHFLKVIFKWTTFGCAFFEVKQTSEPNYPDIVRLAIGRQGAIVMHPKTKEILASHPYNKIANWRSGSTYFHMTVGSLVGGNKLLCETSLGYKIDDLITSYVNMYLNETKVASRQRNQHYR from the exons GGAGATTATGTCTGGATCGATTCGGGCATCGGGGTGCCCATTGGAGCCCAGGTCAAGCTGTCTGAAAGGGGGGACCTTCAGCTGCTTGATGATGAGGGAATG GAGCACAAGCTCACAAAAAAGCTGGAAAGCTCCCTGAAGACCATGCATCCCACCTCCATCAATGGGGTAGATGACATGATCCGACTAGGTGATCTGAATGAGGCAGGGCTCCTCCGAAACCTTCTGGTGCGACACAAAGAGGGCACCATCTAT ACATACACTGGCTCTATTCTGGTGGCAGTGAACCCGTACCAACTGTTGCCCCTCTACACGGTGGAGCAGGTGCAGATGTACACAGACCGCCGGCTGGGCGAACTGCCGCCACACGTGTTCGCTGTGGCCGACAGCTGTTTCTTCAACATGCGCCGCAACCGTAAAGACCAGTGCTGTGTCATAAG TGGGGAGTCGGGAGCTGGAAAGACAGAAAGCACTAAGCTGATGCTGCAGTTCCTGGCTGCCGTCAGTGGCCAGCGCTCCTGGATTGAGCAGCAAGTGCTGGAGGCCAACCCCATACTAGAGG CCTTTGGTAACGCAAAGACTGTCCGTAACGATAACTCCAGTCGGTTTGGAAAATACATCGACATCAGCTTTACTGAGGGAGGAGCTATTGAGAGTGCCCGCATTGAACAGTACCTGTTGGAGAAGTCCAGAGTGTGTCACCAG GCTTCAGATGAGAGGAATTATCACATCTTTTACTGCATGCTGCTGGGGATGTCAGCTGATCAGAAGAAGATCCTGTCTCTTGAAAGTGCCGCAGAATACAACTACCTGACCATG GGTAAATGCACTTCCTGTGAGGGCAGGGACGACATAAAAGAGTATGCTCACTTCCGCTCGGCCATGAAGATCCTCACCTTCTCAGAGAATGACACCTGGGAGATCAACAAGCTCCTGGCTGCCATATTGCACCTGGGCAATGTGAACTTTGAAG CCACCATCTTAAATAACTTGGAGAGCTGTGATATTCGTTCATCTGCTCATTTCACCATGGTTGCCAAGCTGCTGGAG GTTGATACTAAGGCTCTGGATGTGGCACTGACTCAAAGGTCCTTTATGACCAACAGGGAGAGTGTCTCTAAGCCACTGAACTCAGAACAAGCTCTGGCTGGCCGGGATGCCTTTGTAAAG GCAATCTATGGGAAGATGTTTGTGTGGATTGTGGAGAAGATTAACAGTGCCATTTCCAAGCCCTTTTCAGAGGACTCCAAACCTACATCCATTGGCCTTTTGGACATTTTTGGTTTTGAGAACTTCACCCTGAACAG CTTTGAGCAGCTGTGCATCAACTTTGCCAatgagcagctgcagcagttCTTTGTGAAGCACGTCTTCAAGCTGGAGCAGGAGGAGTACGCCCATGAAAACATCGTCTGGACGCTCATCGAATACAACGACAACCAGCGCACACTGGACGTCCTGGCCAACAAGTCTCTCAATGTCCTATCACTGATCGATGAAGAAAGTAATTTCCCCAAG GGCACAGACACCACCTTGCTGAATAAGCTAAACCATACGCATGGAAAGACCAACATCTACATCTCTCCAAAGAACAACCACGATACAAAGTTTGGGATCCAACATTTTGCTGGGGTTGTATTCTATGATTCAAAAG GCTTCCTGGAGAAGAACAGGGATGCCCTGAGCTCTGACCTCATCCAGCTAGTGGAGAAGTCCAGTAACAAGCTCCTCAAGCAGATCTTCAGCAAAGACCTCTCACCTCTCAACAACGTCAAGAACACCGGCAACCACAAATTGATCTTCACTCCCAGCAACTCCTTACGG CAAACCACAGACAATAAGAAGCGAGTGCCAACTCTGTCCGGTCAGTTCCGTCAGTCCCTGGATGCCCTAATGAAGACACTGATGGCCTGCCAGCCCTACTTTATCCGCTGCATCAAACCTAACGACTTCAAAAAACCCATG cTGTTTGACAGGGAGTTGTGTATGAGACAGCTGCGTTACTCGGGCATGCTGGAGACCATCCGCATCCGCAAGGCTGGCTACCCCATACGCCACACTTTCCAGGAATTCCTCGACCGCTACCGTGTGCTGCTCAACAGCGCTGAGTGTGACCCCAAAACT GAGAGTGCCCAAGACTGCAGTAAATGGATCTGTGGAAACGTCTTGACTGGTAAAGATGACTGGAAGGTTGGAAAGACCAAGATCTTTCTTAAG GACTTCCATGACACTGATCTGGAGCTGGCGAGAGACTATGCCCTGCACTACAAAGCCCAAATCATCCAGAGAGTCCTGAGGGGCTACAAGTACAG GAGGAGCTTTCTGCGGAAGAAGGCAGCTGTGTTGGTCCTCCAGAAGCACTGGCGCGGCCACAAAGGCCGCAAGCAGTTCAGAGTG GTGCGCCTGGGCTTTTCGCGGCTGCAGGCTACGGTGCGCAGCAGGCAGATGCGCTTCCAGTACGAGCGAAAGCGCACCGCCGCTCTGGTTATCCAAAAGCACGCCCGTGGACTCGTTGTCCGCCGGGAGTTTGAGCGCAAACGGAAGGCCATCATCATCCTGCAGGCAAACACCCGGGGCATGCTGGCCCGCAAGGCTgtcaagaagaggaagagggat GCCTTCATGTCGGCACAGGATAGAAGGAATGAGGAGCTGGCTTCCAGGGAACGACAAAGACGATTGGAGGACATTCTGCGGCACAAGCGAGAGCAAGAGGCTGCCGCCCAACAACCCTTCAATGACCATGACCAGGCAATGGACCAGGCAATGGATGACATCTTTGGTTTCCTGCCCCCTGTGGTGGGAGGGCAAGAGGGCAAAGCCCCTGTAccatttaag GACCTTGAAGGGCAGCGCATAGCGCTGGAGGAGATCGACCTGGACGAGACTCCCCTTGCGGAGGACCTGCCCGAGGAGGACTACGATGACGACCTGGATGAGTATTCCTTCTCCAAGTTCGCTGCCATGTACTTCCAGGGCGCTGCTTCAGCCACACACATCCGCCGGAGGCTGCCCCAGCCCCTGCTCTACCACGATGATGAGGGAGACGTGCTG GCTGCTAAGACAGTGTGGTGGCTCATTTTGAGGTTCATGGGGGATCTCCCAGAGCCCAAAGATCATCAGCAGGTCCGGAGAAATGGGCCCCTGGATGCTGAACGCTCACTACAGACAGATCTGGCTGAGAGACAAAACAGACGCCTCAgtcacatgattggcatgaaccag AGGATGGGAAATGCAAAACTGCGAAAGATCTCCACAGCTCCTGACGAGCGCAACAGGAAGAGCTCCATGTTCACTAACCTGCTCACCCGCCGCAAGGACTCCAGCATGCCCGAGGAGGTTGTTCTCAACCGCAAAGGGTCCTCCATTCCCGAGGACCCCAAAGGCAGGAAGCCCTCCATGTTCGCCGACAAGCTCAGCAAGAACCGAAAGGTCTCCGCCATCCCCGAGGAAGGTGGCGCCAACAGAAAGGCCTCCGCCGCGCCGAACGCCATGAATCGCCGAAAGCCATCCATGATCTCAGAGGAG GCTGAGGATGAGATGGATGGCACCGTCTCCAAACCCCCCACATTGCAGACGCTAAGTGAGGAGGACGTGGTGGGCAGAGAGGGGGGTTTCATTCTTGATCGACCCCTGTCATCCTTGGAGAAGCTCCACCTCATCGTGGGTTATGGCATCGTCAGACGTGATCTCAG GGATGAGATCTACTGTCAGATCTGCAAGCAGCTTCAGGAGAATGCCATCCGCAGCAGCTTCTACCGAGGCTGGATCTTGCTGTCGCTCTGCCTGGGCATCTTCCCCCCAAATGATCGCTTTATCAAG TACCTTCAAAACTTCATCCGCTCTGGGCCCAAGGAATATGCCCCCTATTGCGCAGAGAGGCTCAGAAGGACCATGGCCAATGGGGTGCGCGGAGAGCCCCCCAGCTGGCTGGAGTTGCAG GCTACCAAAGCCAAGAAGCCCATGGCCATTTCAATCACCCTCATGGATGGCCGCCTTCTCAGCTTGCCCATAGACTCTGCCACCACATCTAAGGAGATCTGCATAACACTCTCCAAGAAGCTCAAACTCTACGACATCTTCGGCTTCTCTCTCTACATGGCACTGTACGATAAG GTGTGGTCACTGGGCAACGCTCGCGACCACGTCATGGACGCCATCTCTCAGTGCGAGCAGGAAGTGAAGCGGAAGGGCGGGCAGGAGCAGCACGCCCCCTGGCGCCTCTACTTCCGCAAGGAGATCTTCACCCCGTGGCACGACTGCTCCGAGGACGCCATCAGCACCGACCTCATCTACAGACAAGTCATACGTGGCCTGAAGTGTGGAGAGTACCAGTGTGATAAG GAGGATGATTTAATCCAGCTGGCAGCGAAACACTTCTATGTGCAGCATGGCGCAGACACCAGCACGGAAAAGGCCAAGAGCGTGGTGGAGGAGTGCATCAGCTCCACCCTGCAGGAGGCCAAGACGGAGGAGAAGTGGGTCCAGATGGTCAGCGCGGCACACATGGAA GGGCCGTATATAAACTCTAAGAAGAGGGCCCCCGTGGTGAAGGCAGAGGTGGTGGACTATGCCAAGCAGAAGTGGCCCTTGTTGTTCTCCAAATACTTTGAGGTGGTCAGATTCTCAG GACCAGCTCTACCCAAAAACAAATTCATCCTGGCTATAAACTGGACAGGCATAACCTTCCTggatgagagggagaagaaggtgCTGCAGCTAACCTTCCCTGAAGTCACAGGGGTCAACACCATGAG GGAAGGAAAGGGCTTTGGTCAGTCTGTGTGTCTCCTGACCTTGAAAGGTGACTTCATGCTCAATTCAATCAGTGCTGCAGACATAGCAGACGTGGTCACCATGTTCCTGGGTGGCCTTAGGGAGCGCTCACAGTATGCAGTCACCCTGCAGGAGTCCGGTAAACAAG AGGACCCCACCTTCCTCACCTTCAAGAAGGGGGAGCTCATTCTCCTCATCAAAGATGACGAGTTCTCACCAGAACGGGGATGGTTCAAGGGCAAGAACGATAGGACGGGCCAGATTGGCGCCCTGCCATCTGATGCCATCCTGGTTCTGCCCACGCTTACCAAGCCCACTAATGAGATCATA AGCTTGATGACACTGTCCCCAGATCAGAGGAAGAACGTGGTTAATGCTACCCTCAGAGGCACCAGCACGGAGAGATTGGCCCTATTCACCCTCAAAGAGTACTCCTTCCAGTACTTCAG GCCACCGACTAGGGATGTGAACAAGCAGGTGATGTCTAAGGGCGCTGCACCTGAGAGGCTGTGGGCTAACTCCAGGGAGCCCATCAGGCAGCCGCTGCTGAAGAAACTGATAGGCCAACCTCAGCCCGGCCACCTTGCCTGCCAGGCATTCACTG CTATCCTGAAGTACATGGGCGACTACCCCACCAGACAACAGGTGAGCCCTCTGGAGCTCACCGACATCATCTTTGGAGGCGCCACCAAGCACGAGGAGCTGCGGGACGAGATCTACTGCCAAATCATGAAGCAGATgaccagcaacaacaacag GCACAGCGTGGAGCATGGCTGGCATCTCCTGTGGCTCTGTTGTGGCCTCTTCCCCCCCAGTAACATTCTGTTCAAACACGCCCAGCGCTTCCTGGAGACGCGCCGCAGAGACCCAATGGCCACCGAATGCCTGAAGAGACTGCAGGCCTCACTGAG GGCAGAGCCCAGGAAGTTCCCCCCACACAAGGTGGAGTTGGATGCAGTCCAGCAGAACAGCTTCCAAATTTTACACAAGGTCAACTTCCCCAACGACACCGCAGAG ATCTTTGAGGTGGGTCCCCACACCAGGATCAAGGACCTGACCCGTACAATCGCCACCAAACTGGAGCTGCTGTCGGCAGAGGGCTTCACCATGTTCATGAAAACCCCTGACAAG GTTCTCAGCTTGAATGAAACCGACTACTTCTTCGACAGCCTGCGACAGATCACAGATTATTCCAAGACGGCAAAGAGGGTCAGAGAAG GTGCAGCACCAGTGAATGTGCAGTATCAGGTATTCTTCATGCGGAAGCTGTGGTTCAATGTCGTCCCTGGGAGAGACCTGGAGGCTGACCTCATCTTCCACTTCCCTCAG GAGCTCCCCAAGTACCTGAGAGGCTACCACCAATGCTCCAAGGAGGAGCTGGTGCGTCTGGCCGGCCTGCTGTTAAGGGTGAAGATTGATAATGACCAGAGCCAGCTTCTCATGATCCCCAAGATGCTGAAGGAGCTGGTGCCCAATGACATGCTCAAGGCCATGTCTGCTGATGAATGGAAGAAG CAAATCGCAGCATCTTACAACAAGCAAGCTGCCCTGACTGTTGAGGATGCCGCAGTGCATTTCCTCAAGGTGATCTTCAAATGGACCACGTTCGGCTGTGCTTTCTTTGAAGTTAAG CAAACATCAGAACCCAATTACCCGGATATTGTGAGGCTGGCTATCGGCAGACAAGGCGCCATTGTCATGCACCCTAAAACTAAG GAGATTCTGGCTTCACACCCTTACAACAAAATTGCCAACTGGCGTAGTGGAAGCACATACTTCCACATGACAGTGGGCAGTCTAGTAGGGGGTAACAAGCTCCTCTGTGAAACATCTCTG GGCTATAAAATAGATGACCTCATCACATCGTATGTGAACATGTATTTGAACGAGACCAAAGTCGCTTCACGCCAACGGAACCAGCACTACCGCTAA